Proteins found in one Seonamhaeicola sp. S2-3 genomic segment:
- a CDS encoding DUF4197 domain-containing protein, which translates to MTRKLLTLLLIFNLTACAELQQVINELPQSNTIGNTEIASGLRQALDLGIEKQVTKLTQEDGFYKNELVKILLPEELQKVDKTLRDIGLSKLADEGLKVLNRAAEDAVKEATPIFVDAVKEITFADAKNILLGNDDAATQYLTTKTETALYAKFNPVIKNSFSKVGADTIWNNLITKYNSIPLTNDVNPDLTDYVTKEALKGVYTMIAIEEQEIRNKVSSRTTDLLKKVFALQD; encoded by the coding sequence ATGACCCGAAAACTCTTAACCTTATTGTTAATTTTCAATCTTACTGCATGTGCAGAGTTACAACAAGTAATAAACGAATTACCTCAAAGCAATACCATTGGTAATACTGAAATTGCTTCTGGATTAAGACAAGCTCTAGACTTAGGAATTGAAAAGCAAGTAACCAAACTTACCCAAGAAGATGGTTTTTATAAAAACGAATTGGTGAAAATTTTATTACCAGAAGAACTTCAAAAGGTTGATAAAACGCTACGTGATATTGGCTTAAGTAAATTAGCTGACGAAGGGTTAAAAGTATTAAATAGAGCTGCCGAAGATGCTGTTAAAGAAGCTACCCCAATTTTTGTTGATGCCGTAAAAGAAATAACATTTGCCGATGCTAAAAATATTTTATTAGGAAATGATGATGCAGCTACACAGTATTTAACAACTAAAACTGAAACCGCTTTATATGCTAAATTTAATCCTGTAATTAAAAACTCATTTTCTAAAGTTGGTGCAGACACTATTTGGAATAACTTAATAACAAAGTACAATAGTATACCACTTACAAATGATGTAAACCCAGACTTAACAGATTATGTTACCAAAGAAGCACTTAAAGGTGTTTATACAATGATTGCTATAGAAGAACAAGAAATTAGAAATAAAGTTTCATCTAGAACTACAGATTTACTTAAAAAAGTATTTGCTCTACAAGACTAG
- a CDS encoding Lacal_2735 family protein, protein MEKSILIKHQKNALKRRYKELIEQAYNFRQTDSALSDISEYRAIKLLHKINKLNYLSRDSVQLVS, encoded by the coding sequence ATGGAAAAATCAATACTCATAAAACATCAAAAAAATGCTTTAAAAAGGCGTTACAAAGAACTTATAGAGCAAGCCTATAATTTTAGGCAGACAGACTCTGCTTTAAGTGATATTTCTGAGTATAGAGCAATTAAACTTCTTCATAAAATAAATAAACTAAATTATTTATCTAGAGATTCTGTTCAATTAGTATCTTAA
- a CDS encoding ABC transporter substrate-binding protein — protein sequence MTQLKDQINRVISFEKAPKRIVSLVPSQTELLCDLGLESSIVGLTKFCVHPVKIKSKATVVGGTKQLDVEKIKALNPDVILCNKEENTKEIVEACESVCMVHVSDIFTLNDSLQLIKQYGYLFNVEEKALQICNEIEWQYKDFECFVQNKKQLKVVYFIWKNPWMVAANNTFINYLLTLNNFDNYYKSQHRYPEINLEVKPEIDLVMLSSEPYPFKEKHKKDLEAFYPNAEIVLVDGEMFSWYGSRLTKAFAYFKALRLNLC from the coding sequence ATGACACAATTAAAAGATCAAATTAATAGAGTCATTTCGTTTGAAAAAGCACCAAAACGAATTGTTTCATTAGTGCCAAGTCAAACAGAATTGTTGTGTGATTTGGGGTTAGAATCTTCAATAGTTGGGCTCACAAAATTTTGTGTACATCCCGTTAAAATTAAATCAAAAGCTACCGTTGTTGGTGGTACAAAACAACTAGATGTTGAAAAAATAAAAGCTTTAAACCCAGATGTTATTCTGTGTAATAAAGAAGAAAATACCAAAGAAATTGTTGAGGCTTGTGAGTCTGTTTGTATGGTGCATGTTTCTGATATTTTTACACTTAATGATAGTTTGCAACTTATAAAACAATACGGGTATTTATTTAATGTAGAAGAAAAAGCATTGCAAATTTGTAATGAGATAGAATGGCAATATAAAGATTTTGAGTGTTTTGTTCAGAATAAAAAACAGCTTAAAGTAGTCTATTTTATTTGGAAAAATCCTTGGATGGTGGCAGCCAACAATACATTTATAAATTATTTGCTAACGCTTAATAATTTTGATAATTATTACAAAAGCCAACATAGGTATCCTGAAATAAATTTAGAGGTTAAACCAGAAATAGATTTAGTAATGCTATCTAGTGAGCCTTACCCGTTTAAAGAAAAGCATAAAAAAGACTTAGAAGCATTTTACCCCAACGCAGAAATAGTTTTGGTTGATGGCGAAATGTTTTCTTGGTATGGTTCTAGATTAACAAAAGCATTTGCTTATTTTAAAGCGCTTCGTTTAAATCTTTGTTGA
- the pyrF gene encoding orotidine-5'-phosphate decarboxylase — MTTSQLVSEIKKKQSFLCIGLDVDLDKIPQHLLKEEDPIFAFNKAIIDATHHLCVAYKPNTAFYEAYGLKGWKALEKTINYLNEKHPEIFTIADAKRGDIGNTSTMYAKAFFEDLAFDSVTVAPYMGKDSVEPFLAFKTKHTILLALTSNQGAFDFQTKAVNDKELYKQVLETSKTWNNSENLMYVVGATKAEYLADIRKIIPHSFLLVPGVGAQGGNLQDVCKYGMSDNVGLLINSSRGIIYASNNIDFAQAAALKAEELQQQMKVELTHHF, encoded by the coding sequence GTGACAACAAGCCAACTCGTTTCAGAAATTAAAAAAAAGCAATCCTTTTTATGTATAGGGTTAGATGTAGATTTAGATAAAATTCCGCAACATCTTTTAAAAGAAGAAGATCCTATTTTTGCTTTCAATAAAGCTATAATTGATGCAACACATCACTTATGTGTGGCATATAAACCAAACACAGCATTTTATGAGGCTTATGGCTTAAAAGGCTGGAAGGCTTTAGAAAAAACCATTAATTATTTAAATGAAAAGCATCCTGAAATATTTACTATTGCAGATGCTAAACGAGGCGATATTGGTAACACAAGTACCATGTACGCTAAAGCTTTTTTTGAAGATTTAGCTTTTGATTCTGTTACCGTAGCACCCTATATGGGTAAAGATTCTGTAGAGCCCTTTTTAGCTTTTAAAACCAAACACACTATTTTGTTAGCGTTAACATCTAATCAAGGGGCATTTGATTTTCAAACAAAGGCTGTTAATGATAAAGAGTTATACAAACAGGTTTTAGAGACTTCTAAAACATGGAATAATTCTGAAAACTTAATGTATGTTGTTGGGGCTACCAAAGCTGAATATTTAGCTGATATTAGAAAAATAATACCCCATAGTTTTTTGTTAGTACCAGGTGTGGGTGCTCAAGGCGGAAACTTGCAAGATGTTTGTAAATATGGTATGAGTGATAATGTGGGCTTACTTATAAATTCATCAAGAGGTATTATTTACGCTTCAAATAATATCGATTTTGCTCAGGCTGCTGCTCTTAAAGCCGAAGAACTCCAACAGCAAATGAAAGTTGAATTGACGCATCATTTCTAG
- the prfA gene encoding peptide chain release factor 1 produces MLEKLQIVKQRFDEVSDLIIQPDIISDQKRYVELNREYKDLRILMDKREAYIELTNNLAEAEEIIADGSDPEMVEMAKMQYDEAKEGIPKLEEEIRVLLIPKDPEDAKNAVVELRAGTGGDEASIFAGDLYRMYTKYCESKGWKVSTVDFSEGTNGGFKEIQFEVTGEDVYGTLKFEAGVHRVQRVPQTETQGRVHTSAATVMVFPEAEEFDVEIDPKDVRIDYFCSSGPGGQSVNTTYSAVRLTHEPTGLVAQCQDQKSQHKNKEKAFKVLRSRLYDLELAKKQEEDAAKRGSMVSSGDRSAKIRTYNYPQGRVTDHRIGLTLYDLQNIVNGDIQKIIDELMLAENTEKLKANDETI; encoded by the coding sequence ATGTTAGAGAAATTACAAATAGTAAAACAGCGTTTTGATGAGGTGAGTGATTTAATCATTCAACCCGATATAATATCAGATCAGAAACGGTATGTTGAGCTAAACAGAGAATACAAAGATTTAAGAATTTTAATGGATAAGCGTGAAGCTTACATTGAATTAACTAATAATTTGGCTGAAGCCGAAGAAATTATTGCAGATGGTAGCGATCCTGAAATGGTAGAAATGGCCAAAATGCAATATGATGAAGCCAAAGAAGGTATTCCTAAATTAGAAGAAGAAATAAGAGTACTCTTAATACCAAAAGACCCTGAAGATGCCAAAAATGCGGTGGTAGAATTGCGTGCAGGAACAGGTGGAGATGAAGCTAGTATTTTTGCAGGCGACTTATATAGAATGTACACCAAATATTGCGAAAGCAAAGGTTGGAAAGTAAGTACGGTAGATTTTAGCGAAGGTACCAATGGTGGTTTTAAAGAAATTCAATTTGAAGTTACAGGTGAAGATGTTTATGGTACTTTAAAATTTGAAGCTGGCGTACACCGTGTACAACGTGTGCCACAAACAGAAACACAAGGGCGTGTACACACCAGTGCAGCTACGGTGATGGTATTTCCAGAGGCTGAAGAATTTGATGTAGAAATAGACCCAAAAGATGTTAGAATAGATTATTTCTGTTCTTCTGGTCCAGGAGGGCAATCTGTTAACACAACTTATTCTGCAGTGCGTTTAACGCATGAGCCAACGGGGTTAGTAGCACAATGTCAAGATCAAAAATCGCAACACAAAAACAAAGAAAAAGCCTTCAAGGTATTACGCTCGCGTTTATACGATTTAGAGTTAGCCAAAAAACAAGAAGAAGATGCAGCTAAACGTGGTAGTATGGTAAGTTCTGGTGATAGAAGTGCTAAAATTAGAACCTATAACTACCCACAAGGGCGTGTAACAGATCATAGAATTGGTTTAACCCTGTATGATTTGCAAAATATTGTAAATGGCGATATTCAAAAAATAATTGATGAACTTATGTTAGCTGAAAATACTGAAAAGCTTAAGGCTAACGACGAAACAATTTAA
- a CDS encoding ATP-binding cassette domain-containing protein, with protein sequence MILEIDSIELYFKKKPILNGIYLKAETGEITGILGSNGCGKSCLLNIIFGNLKPKYKLVRINSTPILKPLYKTKLVSYLPQYNFIPKYIKLKTAFKLYKVDWKVFIEHFETLSIFKNTKFGLLSGGEQRIIEIYLTLKTPRQIILLDEPFNGVAPLYIEKIKSLIKLEKNQKCIILTDHRYSEVIDVCNNLYLIKNGCTKQINNLRELEDYKHIH encoded by the coding sequence ATGATTTTAGAAATTGATAGTATTGAACTTTACTTTAAAAAGAAACCAATATTAAATGGTATTTATTTAAAAGCTGAAACTGGTGAAATTACTGGTATTTTAGGGAGTAATGGTTGCGGAAAAAGTTGCTTACTCAATATAATTTTTGGCAATTTAAAACCAAAATATAAACTTGTTAGAATTAATTCTACACCTATTTTAAAACCACTATACAAAACCAAATTGGTTTCTTATTTACCACAGTATAATTTTATACCCAAATATATTAAGCTAAAAACAGCTTTTAAACTTTATAAGGTTGATTGGAAAGTGTTTATAGAACATTTTGAAACGCTTTCAATATTTAAAAACACGAAATTTGGGTTACTTTCTGGAGGTGAACAAAGAATTATTGAGATATACTTAACACTAAAAACACCAAGGCAAATTATTTTACTAGATGAACCATTTAATGGTGTAGCTCCATTATATATTGAAAAAATTAAAAGTTTAATTAAATTAGAAAAAAACCAAAAGTGCATCATTTTGACTGACCATAGATATTCTGAAGTTATTGACGTGTGCAACAATCTTTACCTTATTAAAAATGGATGTACAAAACAGATAAATAATTTAAGAGAACTTGAAGATTACAAACACATTCATTAA
- a CDS encoding DUF4249 family protein, producing MKKLLLLSFVFCTMSCVTDTDILQDKLTIEGQINEGEFAKVYLTNSLPFKGIIDSLEVAKSIESKAKVELFDGETSEILTLKRDNSYFPFLYYRSNQIKGELGKNYKLKVTIRGDEFNAQTSLPELPNVLNIEFLDAIRDGELVSGFKDLRLVLKNTNPQIPKYFKLLIKNEEDTMFEYADPFIFNTENIFTDTFPIIMHHKTYMNNERDDILKSGVVTDLEVVAITKEQYDFWLSVKGDVTMPIENASFSTVVKSNISNGAFGYWSGENKAVFRFQVPE from the coding sequence ATGAAAAAATTACTGCTTTTAAGTTTTGTGTTTTGTACAATGTCTTGCGTTACAGATACTGATATCTTACAAGATAAATTAACCATTGAAGGACAAATTAATGAAGGTGAATTTGCTAAGGTTTATTTAACTAATAGTCTACCTTTTAAAGGGATTATAGATTCTTTAGAGGTAGCAAAATCAATAGAATCAAAAGCAAAAGTAGAACTTTTTGATGGTGAAACATCAGAAATTTTAACTTTAAAGAGAGATAATAGTTATTTTCCGTTTTTATATTACCGAAGCAATCAAATTAAAGGTGAGTTAGGTAAAAATTACAAGTTAAAAGTAACCATTAGAGGAGATGAGTTTAATGCTCAAACAAGTTTGCCTGAGTTACCAAATGTTTTAAATATTGAATTTTTAGATGCTATAAGAGATGGTGAGTTAGTGTCTGGGTTTAAGGATTTAAGATTAGTGCTAAAGAACACCAACCCACAAATACCTAAGTACTTTAAGTTGCTAATAAAGAACGAAGAAGACACTATGTTTGAGTATGCCGATCCATTTATTTTTAATACCGAAAATATTTTTACAGATACATTTCCTATTATCATGCACCATAAGACTTATATGAATAACGAACGTGATGATATATTAAAATCAGGTGTTGTAACAGATTTAGAAGTGGTTGCTATAACAAAAGAACAGTATGATTTCTGGTTATCAGTTAAGGGTGATGTTACTATGCCCATTGAAAATGCTTCATTCTCTACAGTTGTTAAAAGCAATATTAGTAATGGGGCTTTTGGGTATTGGTCAGGTGAAAACAAAGCTGTTTTTAGGTTTCAAGTACCAGAGTAA
- a CDS encoding TonB-dependent receptor domain-containing protein — protein MFICMLLYGDVLLAQISVTASVKNIENNLPVADVSVQVLNTDKGVYTNKVGIFSFENINANAILKFSKIGFQSYSIAVKNLDDIVYLTPKVSVLEEVVLRSFSSSQIKKVVPDQVYLSQKDIEKMPFILGEKDVIKLIQYTPGVQQATEGQSGLLVRGGNASMNLTLIDNIYLHNTAHLGGLFSAVNSDFVNSLEFSKAGFDASYGGRLASITDIKTLKIPDSTNYNGSLGLLSSKLTGNIKLNENNGLLLSGRRTYLEIFKPFFSNNNTILGNDKNYFLYDFLGKHTAKLSDKDHLETTFYTTKDNFKDQTKGRNRNLNWGNVLFGSTYTHKFSSVLSSKTTISNSYYSFMFSDDEFPFNYSAKSTFNVLGVNHYFLWKKLNYLFKIGTAYNNTNILPKKVNALVDEFPVSIQNQETYNYDTFSVFTDLETQLSKRIEAKIGLRLSSFFAKQNSLISAYHFYSAEPRVSIKYQSKKNQAFKLSYQRLNQFVHQASISSFSLPADFFIISTDKIKPQLSNQYSLGYSYETNGLQLNSAVYYKHVTNYTEFENGSVNNLFSNNIYDDVLVGKFKSCGLELSVNQKVNKLTLQGALTLSKTVAKFNEINEGKYFAATFDRPININSIAHYKLNNRIEFGALFIFTSGQNYTKPADIRVVNQRPIINFEAKNASRFPSYHRLDVSCTYSFKKKGRWNSKINLTLYNIYNNNNPFQISYSTDDDVKDAFIEIKEEKDGLFPFLPTVNWLFSF, from the coding sequence GTGTTTATATGTATGCTATTATATGGTGATGTATTATTAGCGCAAATTTCGGTAACTGCTTCAGTAAAAAATATAGAAAACAACTTGCCAGTAGCAGATGTTTCTGTACAGGTTTTAAACACAGACAAAGGGGTTTATACTAATAAGGTAGGAATATTTAGTTTTGAAAATATAAATGCCAATGCTATTTTAAAATTTTCAAAAATTGGGTTTCAATCATATTCTATAGCAGTTAAAAATTTAGATGACATTGTGTATTTAACGCCCAAAGTTAGTGTTTTAGAAGAGGTAGTTTTAAGAAGTTTTTCAAGTAGTCAAATAAAAAAGGTAGTGCCAGACCAAGTGTACCTATCTCAAAAGGATATTGAAAAAATGCCCTTTATTTTAGGGGAAAAAGATGTTATAAAATTAATACAATACACACCAGGCGTACAACAGGCAACTGAAGGGCAATCTGGTTTATTAGTAAGGGGCGGAAATGCTAGTATGAATTTAACACTTATAGATAATATTTATTTACATAATACAGCACATTTAGGAGGTTTGTTTTCAGCTGTAAATTCTGATTTTGTTAATTCGCTAGAATTTTCAAAAGCGGGGTTTGATGCTTCTTACGGAGGAAGACTAGCTTCAATAACAGATATTAAAACATTAAAAATACCAGATTCAACTAATTACAATGGTAGTTTAGGGTTATTGTCTTCAAAATTAACAGGCAATATAAAGCTTAATGAAAATAATGGTTTATTACTTTCGGGAAGAAGAACTTATTTAGAAATTTTTAAACCTTTTTTTAGTAATAACAATACTATTTTAGGAAATGATAAAAATTATTTTTTATATGATTTTTTAGGAAAACATACGGCTAAACTTTCAGATAAAGACCATTTAGAGACTACTTTTTATACAACAAAAGATAATTTTAAAGATCAAACTAAAGGGAGAAACAGAAATTTAAACTGGGGTAATGTTTTATTTGGTAGCACTTATACACATAAGTTTTCTAGTGTTTTAAGTTCAAAAACAACTATATCAAACAGTTATTATAGTTTTATGTTTTCAGATGACGAGTTTCCTTTTAATTATAGTGCCAAAAGTACATTTAATGTATTAGGTGTAAATCATTATTTTTTATGGAAAAAACTAAATTACCTTTTTAAAATAGGAACTGCGTATAACAATACAAATATTTTACCAAAAAAAGTTAACGCTTTAGTTGATGAATTTCCTGTAAGTATTCAAAATCAAGAAACTTATAATTACGACACATTTAGTGTGTTTACAGATTTAGAAACACAGTTGTCAAAAAGAATAGAAGCAAAAATAGGTTTAAGGCTTTCTTCTTTTTTTGCTAAGCAAAATAGTTTAATAAGTGCATATCACTTTTATAGTGCAGAACCACGGGTTAGTATAAAATATCAATCTAAAAAAAATCAAGCTTTTAAGTTAAGTTACCAAAGGTTAAATCAATTTGTACATCAAGCTTCAATAAGTTCGTTTAGTTTACCTGCAGATTTTTTCATTATTAGTACTGATAAAATTAAACCTCAGTTGTCAAATCAATATAGTTTGGGGTATAGCTATGAAACTAACGGTTTACAACTAAATAGTGCGGTATATTATAAGCATGTTACAAATTATACAGAGTTTGAAAATGGTTCTGTTAACAATTTATTTTCAAATAATATATATGATGATGTTTTAGTAGGTAAATTTAAATCATGCGGTTTAGAGTTGAGTGTAAACCAAAAAGTAAACAAGTTAACTTTACAAGGGGCTTTGACGCTATCAAAAACAGTAGCTAAGTTTAATGAAATAAATGAAGGGAAGTATTTTGCAGCAACTTTTGATAGACCTATAAACATTAATAGTATTGCTCATTACAAATTAAATAACCGGATAGAGTTTGGTGCATTGTTTATATTTACTAGTGGGCAAAACTACACAAAACCTGCAGATATTAGGGTTGTAAACCAACGACCTATAATTAATTTTGAAGCTAAAAATGCCTCCAGATTTCCAAGTTATCATAGGTTGGATGTGTCCTGTACTTATTCTTTTAAGAAAAAAGGAAGATGGAATTCTAAAATAAATTTAACCCTTTATAATATTTACAATAATAATAATCCGTTTCAAATTTCTTATAGTACCGATGATGATGTTAAAGATGCTTTTATAGAAATTAAAGAGGAAAAAGATGGCTTATTTCCATTTTTGCCAACGGTTAATTGGTTGTTTTCATTTTAA